A region of the Chroicocephalus ridibundus chromosome 1, bChrRid1.1, whole genome shotgun sequence genome:
attcgtaattttactttttagctgggcctcttctaactgactaaagtctgaaattaacagcatatcaTTCAGAAATGATGGAGATACTTACTTCATCAGTAGAAACAGCTCAACAAAGTACAAGCTGGGAAAAATCAATCCATTTTAAGTTCTGAAAAGGTGACCTTCAAACTAAGGTAAGACATTTCCGTAGCCTCTATGACCACAAAGCCGCTCAGGGAAGCAATGTCACATCATTACTCACTAGCTCACTGATTAACTTCAGTCtttttggaaaagaggaagagaaagtgcTGAAAACAAttcaggagagcagaggagaagagaaacagaagtgtgGATGAATGGGCAAGGAGCAGGAAAGATACTTATTTAGCTGGGATTCTCTTCCCAGGAGGATCACAGATTCCTATAGGGATTTTAGGCACACCTCAGCTTCCCAACGTTTCCTAGTTTCCTGCAGAGTAGGAGATTCTTTAACATGGCTTCTCAGTCATTTTCCTCAATTTTCACAAGGACTGAAGAGTTGGGTATTTTGTTGTTCttgtgtggcggtgtgctctccccttttctcccccttgtCACCTGTACTCACTGAGCATCCCAAAAATTCCCTGTTCTTCACCTGGAATACCCCCCAGTTGCATATGCCTCATTCTCCATTCCCTCCCCCAGACCAGGGTTTATCCATGTGCAACTGGACAACTTGTTTTTCCATGCTCTTGTTGCCTCTCATGCTCCCCTTTTGCCCATAGAAATGGGAGAAACCAACAGAATtctgacctctggagatcatggaTGAATTTATATCAGATGTGCAATTTCACGGATCACTCCCCAGGGTATActatctgaaaagcaaatgagaGATACTGACACCTGAGAAGAACTGGAGCTGGATCTCACAGAGAACAGCGCGAGAAGGCAACTATGACGCTACCCCCAGAGTTCCCCTGTCAAGGTCTTGCAGACTTCATTTCTCTCAGTGACTCGCAAGAAAAAGTTTGGTTGTTCTGCAGTAGCAAAACTAGTTAAGCGACAACTCCAGAGAATATACAGAATATACAAGAGGGGACATCTTCTCTCTGAGTCAGCATCATTTTAGAGCTGCTGTCCTGCAGTCAGAGCTTTATTTCATATAGTATAAAAAAGCCCCATCCTCAAATTCTGATCAGTAAATGTTCCTGGGCTCTTTTCTCCATGAGATTGGTTGTTGTCTTCCATGTCTTTTGAATGTGGCATCACACAGACAACTTAATTTTGCCTCCTTTGGAAGCCACCTGGAGTTTCAGAGTGGGTAATCTAATGGTAGTTTTGTGACAGGTGAGGAACTGCCACATGCCATTGTGGAACTGGAAACGCTTTAGTGGTAGGTAAAGCAATCCCTATATAAAGTCCGTAAGTCGCTTTCAGTGATGGGGAGTATTTAGTAGttgttaaaaacaaagacagaaaaacataacACACCTGGTTTCTCCAGCAATGATTTTAATATTCATAGAATCTCACCGATGCCAATGGGCATACGCACACTGTACTCACCACAAAGTACCACATCCTCTGAGAAAATCTGCTGCCCTGCAAGCTTCCCACACAATAGAGTACAAAAGTAGACTGCAGTAGTCTGATGATATAGTCAGCACTTCAAAGAATAACGTGTTTGCGGTCATGAGATTTCCTGATATTATTAAAGCTTTATCCAGTAATAAGATTTTGGAAGAACTAGAACAACCACAAAGGCATTCCACAAGCTGCCAATGGTACAGCAGCTTTGATAAGTTTTGATGGTACCACCAAGAATTCATCAAAGAATATGGTGGCTTTCAAAAGTGCTCATGATGAAGGTTACATGGTCTGCCTGTTTGAAAAGCCTTTGGGACATCATCAAAAGCTTTAGGTATGATTTGCTGTGTCTGGAAATTTATATGCTATCAGTGATTCTTCAGTTAGTAGGAGAGCAGCATTTAGAGCCTATCCTCCCTTATTATCCCTTTGATCCAGTCCAGATAGTTGATGATCTTGGTGTAGAAGCCATAACCTTCGGCACAGCCGATACCCCAAGAAACAATACCGGTAGCCACCCAGCGATTACTTCCTCCGTCTAACACTGTGAAGATGCTCCCACTATCTCCCTGGCAGGTATCCCGCTTGACTGTGAGGAAGCCGGCACAGAACATGTTCTCAGAGAAAACCATAGGTATATCCCGCTTCTTACTGTCCAGCCAACTCTGACACTTCTCTCGAGCAACCGCTGGTAGGCTCACATACTTCAATTCAtttgaaacaaagtttttttCCACACCGAAGCCGCTCACGTAGCCCACGCGCCCATCCCTGTAGAACGTGGTGTTGGTAGTATCTGGGAGACAGACGGGCAGTACTGTAGGGCCCAGGGTTACTGGGTGTTTCAGCTCCAGCAAGGCTATGTCCCCATTGAAGTTGTGGTCATCTTCAGGGTTGTAATCTGGATGGACAAAGATCCTACGTACAGGGTGGTTACCCATCTTGTGGAGCTCTTCTACCTTGGTGTGCCCGAGGAATATGTTAGCCTCCTCTGCCAGCTGGTCCAGGCTCACAttgttccctcctgcccctttggGGAAGATGGTGTGGGCAGCTGTCAGGATCCAGCGATCGCCCAGGAGCGCACCACCTCCTCGGCCATGGATGCCAGTCAGTGCCTGCCAAGGGAAATTGCCTGTCTTGGCTGGCTTGCCGCCCATAATCCGCTGGAATTCAGTAAGGGGTCTGTCCGGCTTCCCACATACTGTGAAGAAATGCAAGGAGACCATCACACCCTCTGTTGCCCTGGcttgtctctctctttcctgcaCCATCACTATTCAATTTCACCTTATTTTTGCCTTCCTGGATAGATTTCCCTGTCCTCCCTCACTGATACCATTATCCTCATCCCCCTCCCTGCATGTTGTCCCGGCTTTGTTCTGACTGTGAGCATGAATCGGTAAACACCAGACAAAGTCAAGAGTTTTTTACTGACCTGGCAAGCAGGTGGGAATCCTCGCCTGGCCATCTTGGTCCACCCAGGTTCCCTCAGGAGAGCAGGTGAATCTGTCTGTAGGATGACAGGGAAGTGAATGAGACCCAGGCCTGTAGGCATGGGGTGGGAAGaaaggataggataggataggataggataggatagaatagaatagaatagaatagaatagaatagaatagaatagaatagaatagaatagaatagaatagaatagaatagaatagaataattttcaAGGGGTTCCTCTCTCCAAGGTGTCTCACATGCTGCACTCAGCCCTTCCATcccaaaggcaccctttcccaggAAAAGCCACCTGTGGTATAGTCTGGAATGTCTCCATCTGGGATAGCATGTACATCTCAAAGCACCTCAGTTCCAGGGGACCCAGTAAAGCTTAGGTATTGCTTCTGTAGGAGAAAAGCCTGAAGAGCCATCTGAGTGAAGTCTTAACTTCATCAAGTCTTAACTTCACTCAGGCCACGTGCTTGTTGAGCACTGTTTGACCTCATTTAGCCCAAAGAAGGGGGAGAAGTAGTAAAGACGCGGATTTTAGATTCAAGTTTCTGGTCTCTGTAGTTTGCAGAGAGTAGGACAAGGTGGTTTgttccagaaaaaggaaaaagatgagtCAGTTACTGTATATGCTCAGTATCTATTTCTGAGGCTATATTGCAGGTCAGCTAACTTGCATGTCACCTCTCAACACAAACTCCACCACCTCCAACATTCTTGCTTTTCTTAGAAAATTTGTGCTGGTGACTAAAAGTAATTTATATACAATTTAACTTACACTGTAGTAAATGCTTCCAAGAAAGTGTTCGCTGTTCTCCTTCAAAATTGACTAAATCGCAATGACTCCCCATCAGAATTTGGCTGGTGCTGATATCTAGttgctcctgattttttttctgatgagacTGAGCTCTGACTCTTTATGAAGAAGTTAAGCTCAGATGCAAAAACAATCAAATTCAACATGAGTACCAACTTAAAGCACTCCTTAGCTGCTTGCTCCTGGCCCCAGTGCTAGCGTGTCACCTCCCTCAGGCACGGTCCACAACTGTGCATCCATGCTGGCAACCATATCCAGGAACTGATTCAGcttaaaaatctacattttttttttatggaggcTAAGTGAGTGAGCAGCCAAGGCAAAGAATCATGAACTTCTTACGCTGTTCTTGCAACCAAAGCTCCTGTGTCATCAAATCGTATCTGAGGTGCAAAAAGAAGGCACGTGAATGGTTTTGAACGTTGCCTTAACTTTTCTGACCTGTTGCATAAAAGTAAATTTTTCTGTATGTATGTTAGCCCTTAGGCTACAGATGAGAGAATAAGACCTCCTGCAGAAGTTAAGGAGAACATGGAGGAGGACTCTGGGAATGAAGTCGGGTGGGAATAGGCTGAGACAACCAGCCTCAGGAGCTATGCCGTGGAGCCAGGGAAAGATTGGAGAGCCCTCACAGGAGAAAACCATGAGCCTGGGGAGCATAGACAATTCTAACTGGAAATCCGTGCTTTTCATGCACAGATTCCAATGTATGTGTGGGATTAGGACTCACCACCCCCTTTTCCGGTGACGATGTGATAATATGGTTCATTGCATCGGTATGTGATCACGGACTGGTAGTTGTTGTTTGCAGGTTTGTGGACATAGCTGAATGCCCCATTGGTCAGGTCTGTAGGGTTGCCACAGTTCACAactacaaaaaagagaaaagaaagaggtgaaTCAAAGACAGCCTTACTGCCTGCAGGCTTAGGTTCCACTTGGATTGTGACCATGATGTGAAGGATGGAGAGGACCGGTTAGTACAGCGGGCAGAGAGAGGGTGTTCCAAAATGAATCCCAAACTGGGATCTTTCACTTTTAGATGTTACAGCATTGTGTCAACTTTTTagtaatattttattcatttctgtAAGGGAGGAAAAACATTTAAGTTCTTGCAAGTGGAAAGTGTAATGAAAGTCAGCagtggactaggtgacctccacAGGTCCTTCCAGCCAGGATATCTGCGAGTCTATGGCCACAGGCAAATTGAGTCATAGAGGCTGAACTCCCCACGTTCTCAGAGGGGGAAAACCACGGCAGGGGGCATAATCCCCGTTCTCAGATCACTCACTTTCACAGCGGGGCATGGATTGATGCCATGTCCCATCAGCCTGGCAGACAGCTGTGAAGGACAGCAGCTTTCGGTTGCCCTGCATGGGAGAGAAAAACATCTCTGTTGGTTGTACAGAGCCTTACATTCCCTTCCCCACGTTAAAATACCATTCTATCTGCCCATCTTTTCACTGCTGTCCAATAGTTACCCCTCTGCAGTCTGTTCCAGTTGCTGTCCTCTCCCTTTGCTGCCTTCCCTCTACCCTGTGTTTGCCACGGGCTACAAATTCTTCATAGCAGGCCAAGGTATCAGCAGCCAGCAACCATAAAACCATGACAAGACTGGGGCGATACCCAGTCCTGGCAACAGGATGGCAAGGGAGGCAAGTGACATCTTCTGCTTCAGATCTAATTTTCATAGCCTTCCAAAGAGGTATTCTTGTTTGCCAATGTTTCCTGGTATCTTTGTCTCTTACCTTCTACCAGGGCTTCATGAAATAGTAATTGCATAAGGAAAGGAGctaggagaaaggaaggagaacaCACCGGGAGAAAGCCGACAGAAGCAAGGACGAAACAGAAATTGCAACAGGT
Encoded here:
- the C1R gene encoding complement C1r subcomponent is translated as MDMHVPFLVCAFLFFGVISSSPVPRKLFGEIRSPGYPKPYPNNNISIWDIHVPKGYAVKLTFRYFDLEPSESCFYDYVKIKADKKNLGRYCGQLGSTTGNHPGRKEFVSKGNRMHLAFHSDFSNEDNGTVIPYRGFLAYYRAVDLDECDPKNAAEEDERPRCQHVCHNYVGGYFCSCRTGYQLQSDHRSCKAECSSELFTEASGYLSSPEYPQPYPEDLRCNYSIRLQRGLSVILKFLEPFEIDEHQQVHCPYDQLKIQARGRQIGEFCGKESPGSIETNSNEVDILFLTDESGFSRGWKIHYTSEKIRCPQPVPRDQFTIIRDLQPVYQFQDYFVVSCKTGYNLMEGNRKLLSFTAVCQADGTWHQSMPRCEIVNCGNPTDLTNGAFSYVHKPANNNYQSVITYRCNEPYYHIVTGKGGDRFTCSPEGTWVDQDGQARIPTCLPVCGKPDRPLTEFQRIMGGKPAKTGNFPWQALTGIHGRGGGALLGDRWILTAAHTIFPKGAGGNNVSLDQLAEEANIFLGHTKVEELHKMGNHPVRRIFVHPDYNPEDDHNFNGDIALLELKHPVTLGPTVLPVCLPDTTNTTFYRDGRVGYVSGFGVEKNFVSNELKYVSLPAVAREKCQSWLDSKKRDIPMVFSENMFCAGFLTVKRDTCQGDSGSIFTVLDGGSNRWVATGIVSWGIGCAEGYGFYTKIINYLDWIKGIIREDRL